One window of the Mycobacterium sp. SVM_VP21 genome contains the following:
- a CDS encoding site-specific integrase, which yields MVLLGAMEGLRAHEIAKVKGEHLDLIDRTMIVTGKGGVTATLPIHHLVVEIAYQMPRKGPWFPGPDRGHQRRESVSGTIKDAMVRVGVPGSAHCLRHWFGTAPVRAGVDLRTVQTLMRHQNLSSTAVYTAIADEQRAKGIQLLDPFGLATMEPSKVDAGTTIEDLRSQAAELLAAAERLEASERREIR from the coding sequence ATGGTCCTCCTGGGCGCCATGGAGGGCTTACGCGCTCACGAGATCGCCAAGGTCAAGGGTGAGCACCTGGACTTGATCGACCGGACGATGATCGTGACCGGTAAGGGCGGCGTGACCGCAACTCTGCCGATCCATCATCTTGTCGTTGAGATCGCCTACCAGATGCCACGCAAGGGCCCATGGTTTCCGGGGCCCGATCGCGGCCACCAGCGGCGCGAGTCGGTATCGGGAACGATCAAGGATGCGATGGTGCGCGTCGGCGTACCCGGCTCAGCGCACTGTCTGCGGCATTGGTTCGGGACCGCCCCGGTTCGGGCCGGCGTCGATCTGCGCACCGTGCAGACGTTGATGCGGCACCAGAACCTCTCGTCGACAGCTGTCTACACCGCTATCGCAGACGAGCAGCGCGCCAAGGGGATTCAGCTGCTCGATCCGTTCGGCCTGGCAACAATGGAGCCGTCCAAGGTCGATGCAGGGACGACGATCGAGGATCTCCGAAGTCAAGCGGCCGAGCTGCTCGCTGCGGCCGAGCGACTGGAGGCGTCCGAGCGCAGGGAAATCAGGTAG